The region AATCCCTGGAGTCCGTGGGGGCCGACCTATCCAATCAATGTCCGCATTCTCGGATTGGCCGCCACAGAGGGAAAAATCCGCTGTTTTCATCAGGGTGTCTCCGTCTGGACCGATCGGAGCAGACGCGTCTTCATCGGAGAACCGAACAATATCCAGGACATCCGGGAAGGAGTGGGCGGCTTCGAACAGATTCTCAAGGCATCGGAAGTCCTCCCCGGCCCCGGAGGCGCCCTCCACCCCCGTACTGCTGTCGGTGTGAATCGGGACGGCACTCATTTGTATCTGGCAGCGGCCGACGGCAGACAGCCCGGATTCAGCGAAGGAATGACCCTCGAGGAACTGGCACGGTTTATGAAACAACTCGGCTGCTGGGACGCCGCAAACATGGACGGCGGAGGCAGCACCATCCTGGGCATCATCAATCCTCAGGGACAGATCCAAATCCTCAACAATCCATCCGGTCCCGTGCGGGCCCTGCCGGTGATTCTGACGATTCGCCTCAAACCCCAATCAAACCCTTAACTTATTAATAATTAACCACTTAAAGAATTTTCGTCCTTCGGTCTCTCCCGTCCTGTCCCAAAAAATTTTTGGGGCAGTTCCTATAAAATGACCGTTCGCAGATAAACAGCCCGCTCGGACGGCCCAAAACGGCCGGAAACGAGGCGGAAGAAGTCTGCGAAACGGCTTTTTTGCTATAATACGATTGATGGCTTCGGGCCAAGAATGCAAAAAAGATTAGCCCGCTGCAAGCCAAACCGCTGGCTTCGGGGAAACAACAAGGACTGTTTTGGGGGTGAACGATGTTCGAAACTAATTTTGAAAAGAAGTTCCAGGAATTGCTCAACGAGGTCGACCTGCCGCAGCCGCAAAAGGACAAACTGTTCCTGCTGGCTCGCCGAAACCGGGAGAATCATCAGAAACTTCAGGCCCAGTTCAGCAATCTTCAGCAGTCGCTGGACTACCTGCGGCTGGGGATTAAGTACCTGATATTTGATCTGGAGGCGACGCGGCGGGAAAATCAGGCGCTTCGGGAAAAACTCAATCAGGAAATGCAATAACGGTTTTCAGACGGGTTTGGTACAGTCCTCACACACCGTTTAGGAACAAACCATGATGAAAAAAGCACTGGGCTGGATTCTTCTGGGGCTGGTCAACAGCCTGGCTGTCGGCATCCCGTCTTCGGTGCCGGCAGTTCCGTCGGCGGCGACGATGCTGATGCTGAGCACAGGAGCCGTCTTGCTCGGTCTGCTGAAAAAATAGTCCTCTTCCTCTCTCCACCTTGATTGGATGGAAAGCGCGGCGGGGAGCTGCAACAGCTCCCTGCCTTCTTTTTAAAAAATAAAAGGGACGTTCTGACGGACGGTCAGAGCATCCCTTAGGAGGAGGTGTTCTGCGGCAAGATGCGGTTCCTTTTTTATTGAATATGATCAGCTACGGCCTTCAGTAAGGTTTCCGGCTTAATCGGTTTTTCCAGCACCTGCTTGACAGGCAGCCAGGTCTGATCGGGTTCAAAACCGAACGGCAGATTCATTTCCCGCCGCACTCCCGTCACCATCACAACCGGCGTCCCCTTGACCCCTTCCAGTTCATTCAGCTGACGGGCGACATTAAACCCCTCATCTTTGGTCGTCATCATCACATCGAGGATAATCAGGTTGGGCTTTTCCTTTTTGGCGGCCTCTACGCCCTCTTTTCCATTGGAAGCGGAAACCACCTCATATCCGCGGGCTTCCAGCAGATTCTCAATGCTTTCCACAAAATCCGCATCATCATCGATAATCAGTACTTTTTTCGCCATGTGCAGTCTCCCTTTTCAACGGTTTCTTCAAGGTTTCCCACGTCGAGCTTCCGCCCCGACAGCCGATTTTTCCTCTGCGGCGGCCTTGCGATACTGGTTAATTATATCAATTGTTTTTTTACTATCCAGTTGTCCGTAAATCTTTTCGCCAATCATCATCACCGGGGCAATCCCGCAGGCCCCCAGACAGCGGGCTTCCTGAAGGGTAAACAGACCATCGGCCGTCGTCTTGCCGACTTCAACGCCCAATTCTTTTTTGAGGGTTTCCAGGACGCCGGCGGCGCCTTTGACATAACAGGCCGTTCCCATGCAGACACTCACCACATACCGTCCGATGGGCTCCAGATTAAAGTAGTGATAAAAGGTCGCCACCCCCCAGATATGGGCGGTCGGAATCTCGAGTGTCTGGGCAACTTCGTCCATCATCTCACGAGGCAGATAGCCGAAAATCTCCTGAACCTTATGCAGAATCCCGATCAGATGCGATTCCGGATGAGCATCGTTTCGGGCCGCCTGCATGGCCTCCCGAAGGGCCTGAAGTTTTTCCGTTTGAACCTGAGTCATTTTGAATCTCCCGACATGGTGCGTTCTTTTCTCGGAATAATCCCCACCGGCGTTTTGGCCTTATAATGGGTATGCAGGTACTGATGAGACACCGGACTGAGCGGGCTCTGGAGAAACTCCTTATACAGTTTCTGCACATCCGGATTGTCATGGCTTCGCCGGATGGTTTTGGCTTTGTCCAAATCATAAAGGGCCTGCGCCCGCTTCCGCAGATTGTCATCATCAAGCGGAATGGAATTAATCTGGGCATACGGCTGACCGCCGCCGCCGACGCATCCGCCCGGACAGCCCATAATCTCAATGAAGTGATACCGAGAAGGGTCTTGGCGGACTCGTTCCAGAAGCCGGCAGGCATTGCCCAGACCGTGGGCGACGGCCACCCGGATTTCCTTGCCGTCCATGACGATGCTGCCCTCTTTGATGCCCTTGAGCCCCCGAACGGCCTCCACCTCGATATCCACGAGGGTCTCACCGGTATAAAGCTCATACGCCGTTCGAATGGCGGCTTCCATCACTCCGCCTGTGGCCCCGAAAATCGCACCGGCACCGCTGGAAATCCCGAGCGGATGGTCCGGCTCTTCGGGCTGAATATGAACCAAATCAATCCCGGCGGATTTGATCATCCAGGCGGCTTCACGGGTCGTGACAACAATATCCACTCCCCGCATCCCGTCAAACATCAGCTCGGGCCGTGCGGCTTCATATTTCTTGGCCGTACAGCACATCACGGCAACACTGAGGATTTTGCGGGGGTCAATCTTTTTCTTCCGGGCAAAATACGTCTTGGTCACCGCTCCCTGCATCGACATCGGCGACTTGCAGGTGGAGACATTCGGAATCAGGTCCGGATAAAACTGTTCCAGACATTTCATCCAGGCACTGGAGCAGGACGTAATCATCGGCAGCACGCCGCCGCTTTGAAGCCGTTCGAGAAATTCGCTGGCTTCTTCCATAATCGTCAAATCCGCCGCAAACTGCGTATCGAACACATAATCAAAACCCAGTTTGCGAAGCGAGGCAACCAGCTGTCCTTCCATATTCAGACCGGGCTCCAGCCCAAAGGCCTCTCCGATAGCCGCCCGCACAGACGGTGCAAACTGAACAACCTTCACCAGATTCGGGTCGTTGAGCTTTTCGAAAAGTTCCTGCGTATAATTCTTTTCCAGGAACGCCGCCGTCGGACAGACATTGATGCACTGGCCGCAGGCGGTGCAGACGCTTTCCCCCATCGGCATATTGTAGGCGGGCATCACGACGGTATGAAACCCGCGATGGGCCTGGGTCAGATTGTGGACCTGCTGAATCTCCGAACACATTCGCACGCAGCGCCCGCACAAAATGCACTTTTCAGGGTCTCGGATAACGGCGTCGCTGGACAGGTCTTTTTCATACCGCTTGCGTTCGCCCTCAAAATGCCGGGCCCGAATGCCCATGGACGCCGCCAACCGCTGGAGTTCACAGTTGCCGTCACGTTCGCAGGTGTGGCAATCCTGCGGATGGTTATCCAGAATCAGCTCAATAATGTCCCGGCGGGCCGTCCGCAGGGCCTGCGTATTTGTGCGAATCTTCATTCCATCACTGACGGGGAAGGCACAGGAAGCCACATAATTCTTCATTCCTTCCACTTCCACAATACAAACCCGGCAGGCCCCTTCAATCGACAGTTTGGGGTGATAGCAAAGCCGGGGGATATGAAACCCGAGCTTGTCGGCCGCCTGCATGATCGTCTGGTTCGGCTCGACCTGATAGGGTTTATCGTTAATGGTAATGGTAATCAATCGGCTCATGGAATCCCTCACACTTTCGCAATCGCATTAAACTTGCAGGCATCATAGCATTGTCCGCATTTGATGCACAGTTTCGGATCAATTGTATGTTTTTCTTTTCGATTTCCGGACACCGCATTGACCGGGCAGACCCGCTTGCAGGCCCCGCAGCCCACGCAGTTGTCCTGAACCACATAAGTCAGAAGGGCCGTACACTCATGCGCCCGGCATTTCTTCTGATGAATATGCTCTTCATACTCTTCCCGGAAATTCCGAATGGTGCTCAGCACCGGGTTGGGGGCGGACTGCCCCAGTCCGCACAGCGAAGCCTTCTGAATCATTGTGCCCAGCCGCTCAAGTTTTTCGATGTCTCCGGGGCGGCCCTGACCGCGGGTAATCCGAGTCAGGATTTCGAGCATCCGTTTGGTTCCTTCCCGGCACGGTGTGCATTTGCCGCAGGACTCATCCTGGGTAAACTCGATAAAGAATCGAGCCATTCGCACCATGCACGAATCCTCGTCAATCACAATCATCCCGCCGGAGCCCATAATCGAGCCGGCCTTGGCGAGCGATTCATAATCAATCTGGGTATCCAGATACTGTTCGGGGAGGCACCCTCCGCTGGGCCCGCCAGTCTGAACAGCTTTGAACTTCTTGCCGTTGGGGATTCCGCCGCCGATGCCGAACACGATGTCCCGCAGCGTGGTGCCCATCGGCACTTCCACCAGACCGGTATTGCGTACCTTGCCGGCCAGCGCAAAGACCTTGGTTCCTTTGCTGGTCGCCGTGCCGATGCTGCTGAACCAGTCAGCTCCGTCAATAATAATCACCGGAATATTGGCCCACGTCTCAACGTTGTTAATCAGCGTCGGCTTGCCGAACAGACCGCTGACGGACGGATACGGGGGACGCGGACGGGGCATCCCGCGCGAGCCCTCTATGGAGTGAATCAATGCTGTCTCCTCTCCGCAGACAAAAGCCCCGGCTCCCAGGCAAATCCGAATGTCGAAGGAAAAATCCGTCCCGAGGATTCGCTCGCCGAGAAATCCCTCTCGCCGGGCGTCTTCAATCGCCTTTTTCAGCCGCTGGACCGCCAGCGGATACTCCGCTCGGATATAAATGATGCCCTGACGGGACCCGATGGCATACCCGCCGATAATCATTCCTTCCAGAACGGTATGCGGGTCCCCTTCAATCGCACTGCGGTCCATAAACGCCCCGGGGTCTCCTTCGTCGGCGTTGCAGATAACATATTTCTCCGGGTCGGTCTGTTTGGCGGTGTATTCCCACTTTAATCCGGTGGGAAACCCTGCACCGCCGCGGCCGCGCAGACCGCTTTTCTTGACCTCTTCAATCACCTGCTGCGGCGTCATCTCCGTAAGCACTTTGGCCAGGGCCTCGTATCCCCGCATCGCCAGATAATCATCAATCTTTTCCGGGTCAATCACACCGCAGTTGCGAAGAGCAATCCGCATCTGCCGGCCGAAAAACTCCGAATCCCCGAAGATCCGGAAAAACCGGTTATACAAATGGTCCTCCTGAATTATCAGACGGGAAACCGGCCGTCCGTTTATCAGATGCTCCTGAACGATTTCTGACGCATCCTCCGTGCGGAGGTGACCGTACATAATATAGCCCGGGTTGACAATCAGAATCGGGCCTTTGCCGCACATGCCCAGACAGCCGCTCAGATGAATCTGAACATTCTGCTGGAGCTGCTGCCGCTGGAGTTCTTCTTCAAAAACTTGACGAAACTCCCTCGCCTGATTCTTCAGGCATCCGGAGCCGTCGCAAAACGTCAATTTATACTGCTTGTCCGACACAACAGGTCCCTTTCCCTAAATCACCCATTCCTGGATTACTTCACCTTTTTTCAGATGCCGTTCAATGATTTCACGGGCTCGCTCGGGCGTCACCAGACCGTATTTGACGGGGACTTTGCCTTCTTCGACCACCTCCACCGTCGGCTCCAGATTGCAGCGGCCGGCACAGCCCTTCTGGCTCAGATACACATCGGTCAATCCTTTTGCAATGGCATCCTGAAAAACCGCCATTACGTCCTTGGAGCCGGCGGCGATTTCACAGGTCGCCATCCCCACATAAACACGTTTGGTAGACAGATACCCTTTGCTGATAATGCGGTTCACCGCTTCCGCACGCTTTTTTCGGATTAAATCCATCGGCGTAACCACGTTTAAGCCCTTTCAATATCAAAAATGAATGCGTTTCCTCCGGCCCTCGGCTCCACTCGAATCTGTCCGCCGTGGGCCTCTATGATCTGTTTGGTGATATACAGTCCCAGACCGGTTCCCTTGACCTTTTTCTTGTCCGGATTGTCCAGCCGGGAGAATTTCCTGAACAGCATCGGCAATTCGTGCGGTTCAATCGGACGCCCGTCATTATAGACTTCTATCTCCACCCGCCCGTCCAGCACCCGGGCCGACAATTCAACGCGCCCCCCTTCGGCGCCGTATTTGGCGGCATTGTTAATCAGATTATTGGCCACAATCTGGAGCAGGTCCGGATCGGCATTGACCCGCAGAGCCGGATCAATCCGATTGACGATGGACATCTGCTTGTCTTCGAACATTTTGGAAAACGTCTGCACGGAAACATCCACAATATCCTTCCGCAGACAAACCGGCTGCTTGTTGATTTCAAGCTTTTCCCGTTCAATCCGGCTTAAGTTCAGAAACTTCTTGACCGTGGCATCCAAATAATCCAGATTTCGGCAAATCGAATCAATCGCCCGCTTCTGTTTGAAATTCAGCATTCCCAGCAGACCGTCCCGCAGCGAATACGCATTGATGACGGCAGAGGCCAGCATCCCTTTTAATTCATGAGCCACAAAACCGATCAAATCCAGATAACTTTTATTCAGTTCGGCCAGCTTCTCGTTGCTGATTTTCAAAGACAGTTCCCGCTGACGCAGCTGCACACTCATCTCATTGAACGACTTGGCCAGCTGGTCCAGCTCCTCGACAGAGGTCTCTGCGGGGACTTCGTGCCCCCATTCCCCCTTGGCGAGTTTTCGCGTCGCCTCCAGCAGCAGCGTAATCGGGCGGAGAATGGACCCCGTCAGGACAAATGCCACAATGCCCGCCAGCAGCAAGGCGGCCGAAACCGCCAGCAAAAACAGCAGCAGAATCCTGGCAACAATATCGGTCAGCTGCTCCTCCAGAATCCCGACATACAAAATTCCAATGATGTTTCCATCCAGGTCGCGAATCGGTTCATAAGCGGAACGGTACCAGTTGCCCACGACCTCCGCCCGGTCATGCCAGCGTTTTCCCTGCCGAATCACACTGTCATAAACAGCTTGGGAAACATAAGTCCCCACAGCCCGCCGGCCCTTTTTGTCCAGAACATTCGTGGCAATCCGAATGCCGTCCTGAAAAATGGTTACCGTCCCGACTGGTTTGCCGTGATACTGCTCATCCCCGAAAACAAGAAGCCGAAGTTTATCCACAAACGTATAATCCTGATTCACCAGCCGTCCGCCGTAAATCACAAACGCGATTTGTCCATCCGGCCCACAAAGGGGCAGGGCGTATTCCTTGACAATTCCGCCTTCTGTAAAAAGAGCTCCCTGAGAAGGATTTTT is a window of Anaerohalosphaeraceae bacterium DNA encoding:
- the nuoF gene encoding NADH-quinone oxidoreductase subunit NuoF; this translates as MSDKQYKLTFCDGSGCLKNQAREFRQVFEEELQRQQLQQNVQIHLSGCLGMCGKGPILIVNPGYIMYGHLRTEDASEIVQEHLINGRPVSRLIIQEDHLYNRFFRIFGDSEFFGRQMRIALRNCGVIDPEKIDDYLAMRGYEALAKVLTEMTPQQVIEEVKKSGLRGRGGAGFPTGLKWEYTAKQTDPEKYVICNADEGDPGAFMDRSAIEGDPHTVLEGMIIGGYAIGSRQGIIYIRAEYPLAVQRLKKAIEDARREGFLGERILGTDFSFDIRICLGAGAFVCGEETALIHSIEGSRGMPRPRPPYPSVSGLFGKPTLINNVETWANIPVIIIDGADWFSSIGTATSKGTKVFALAGKVRNTGLVEVPMGTTLRDIVFGIGGGIPNGKKFKAVQTGGPSGGCLPEQYLDTQIDYESLAKAGSIMGSGGMIVIDEDSCMVRMARFFIEFTQDESCGKCTPCREGTKRMLEILTRITRGQGRPGDIEKLERLGTMIQKASLCGLGQSAPNPVLSTIRNFREEYEEHIHQKKCRAHECTALLTYVVQDNCVGCGACKRVCPVNAVSGNRKEKHTIDPKLCIKCGQCYDACKFNAIAKV
- a CDS encoding cache domain-containing protein, encoding MKIKTLKTRLLFSFLTVNITLAVSVFCLGYWVIQQQLFERTQKQVNRYLDSARLFYNSEIENIGIRMKLVSYEQDLDSLRKRLDIDYLFRLPTEEAKKSESRIVQKVLESGFPVGGTRLVSPGEMARMPQEVQERARIPIKNPSQGALFTEGGIVKEYALPLCGPDGQIAFVIYGGRLVNQDYTFVDKLRLLVFGDEQYHGKPVGTVTIFQDGIRIATNVLDKKGRRAVGTYVSQAVYDSVIRQGKRWHDRAEVVGNWYRSAYEPIRDLDGNIIGILYVGILEEQLTDIVARILLLFLLAVSAALLLAGIVAFVLTGSILRPITLLLEATRKLAKGEWGHEVPAETSVEELDQLAKSFNEMSVQLRQRELSLKISNEKLAELNKSYLDLIGFVAHELKGMLASAVINAYSLRDGLLGMLNFKQKRAIDSICRNLDYLDATVKKFLNLSRIEREKLEINKQPVCLRKDIVDVSVQTFSKMFEDKQMSIVNRIDPALRVNADPDLLQIVANNLINNAAKYGAEGGRVELSARVLDGRVEIEVYNDGRPIEPHELPMLFRKFSRLDNPDKKKVKGTGLGLYITKQIIEAHGGQIRVEPRAGGNAFIFDIERA
- a CDS encoding NADH-dependent [FeFe] hydrogenase, group A6, with translation MSRLITITINDKPYQVEPNQTIMQAADKLGFHIPRLCYHPKLSIEGACRVCIVEVEGMKNYVASCAFPVSDGMKIRTNTQALRTARRDIIELILDNHPQDCHTCERDGNCELQRLAASMGIRARHFEGERKRYEKDLSSDAVIRDPEKCILCGRCVRMCSEIQQVHNLTQAHRGFHTVVMPAYNMPMGESVCTACGQCINVCPTAAFLEKNYTQELFEKLNDPNLVKVVQFAPSVRAAIGEAFGLEPGLNMEGQLVASLRKLGFDYVFDTQFAADLTIMEEASEFLERLQSGGVLPMITSCSSAWMKCLEQFYPDLIPNVSTCKSPMSMQGAVTKTYFARKKKIDPRKILSVAVMCCTAKKYEAARPELMFDGMRGVDIVVTTREAAWMIKSAGIDLVHIQPEEPDHPLGISSGAGAIFGATGGVMEAAIRTAYELYTGETLVDIEVEAVRGLKGIKEGSIVMDGKEIRVAVAHGLGNACRLLERVRQDPSRYHFIEIMGCPGGCVGGGGQPYAQINSIPLDDDNLRKRAQALYDLDKAKTIRRSHDNPDVQKLYKEFLQSPLSPVSHQYLHTHYKAKTPVGIIPRKERTMSGDSK
- a CDS encoding phosphodiester glycosidase family protein — protein: MIHNFSFRQTRNHLLSSALALLLFAGVWTGSLFSSAAFCAAQPIPKSSKVSTEHLSSIRYDFYLLEQPRPVRIHVLTIDLSEGKVEPIAVIAPQADEQSCSAVRTDPRLLAAHPSLQAFVNANPWSPWGPTYPINVRILGLAATEGKIRCFHQGVSVWTDRSRRVFIGEPNNIQDIREGVGGFEQILKASEVLPGPGGALHPRTAVGVNRDGTHLYLAAADGRQPGFSEGMTLEELARFMKQLGCWDAANMDGGGSTILGIINPQGQIQILNNPSGPVRALPVILTIRLKPQSNP
- a CDS encoding response regulator codes for the protein MAKKVLIIDDDADFVESIENLLEARGYEVVSASNGKEGVEAAKKEKPNLIILDVMMTTKDEGFNVARQLNELEGVKGTPVVMVTGVRREMNLPFGFEPDQTWLPVKQVLEKPIKPETLLKAVADHIQ
- a CDS encoding (2Fe-2S) ferredoxin domain-containing protein, which translates into the protein MVTPMDLIRKKRAEAVNRIISKGYLSTKRVYVGMATCEIAAGSKDVMAVFQDAIAKGLTDVYLSQKGCAGRCNLEPTVEVVEEGKVPVKYGLVTPERAREIIERHLKKGEVIQEWVI
- the nuoE gene encoding NADH-quinone oxidoreductase subunit NuoE → MTQVQTEKLQALREAMQAARNDAHPESHLIGILHKVQEIFGYLPREMMDEVAQTLEIPTAHIWGVATFYHYFNLEPIGRYVVSVCMGTACYVKGAAGVLETLKKELGVEVGKTTADGLFTLQEARCLGACGIAPVMMIGEKIYGQLDSKKTIDIINQYRKAAAEEKSAVGAEARRGKP